In Limibacter armeniacum, a single window of DNA contains:
- a CDS encoding TIR domain-containing protein translates to MQISKNSFSLSKGMFISYGKNESLLLAARLHQYFTLLQDETYSGAWFEPVNRPADITFSEWSHESIASAQNFVFIISPDALRTPECIEVLAYAIKLGKRIVPVLHINPTEDDWNALVEECKRDGKTHQATLFGEAIDFLRNHSQWVDAEEEVDTEALAKWLANYENQWEQHQDLAYLRQWEAPSSVNLSEKVLKQLQQIFQSGADLVNMHTEILKQGLEWLAFDKEETYLLAGNVQVDDWVEKVRDWQGEYCCTLSDLHIEYINASKKYMNGNRADLFVCYANNDLKEMREVQRYLQTHLLTTWTDVDDIGKGTVYKEEILKGIENARTILLLLTSSSLKSKYCQEEVEYAASLGKKIFTYPIEDISVVSLPNWLDQLQQTLLESTDELLLKLKGLKAPEAINDTEQGTGSHSGRKFEEQAQENEILINESDKSLITMAEKDQKTNKKLKGLLVASSVLMFAATSGCLYTWLQKENAEKGLLAAEEAKNAAVQQKLKAEQALLVAENAQKEAENAKSEAERLFAIAEQEKQLALNKAQKAQRDKNAALYQKEQVQAEVASLTELLQKAKEQVEEKKEEAIVAQEVVDNKTLDAEAAAKEAMVNQLLYLHHQALVDAQDHTKAMRIAEAAYFMGSDVKGVEAAVLESAKSIYAQQPFRKASFKQHRKAVSQVLISPDGSEVLSLDKDGVAVRWNFNGVLQAELAYTGENIRQVMWSPDSEKILMELEGENRRTRVIMVLRDGQLYGAYQGTWPAAFSKDGKYLVMANDKSGGSYCYNLKESKSTKLKHAGNPISFNFSESGNQLEILLEKEIRVWDLNSNELVSKESVHRKTAGKKDPIAEKVDVLLRRGSWNAGEQYMSATIEEAALKEKLSNWKNKSGKKNAFFMQLDKLEPYDHFVLSTDRKRLMAWNNEHLVVVDDKEREWHLPYKVQSAALSVDGTKLLTNQSGNQQIALWDLENGTVGDLLSEGIEHIYRSPSGKFTLAVNKEFQIKGFDFEGNALFASDLNRFERVLFSSDEQWAMFAEGDTEAANKSQVMNLETGKVMPYVAEEHGALKFKLPEAYTDIVIEREYNMLKIFEQKKEVAFLEFSIPVYEAALTPNRDYLMVCTDAGLLYRYPFSKQSVIMSLQDKSIEELQ, encoded by the coding sequence ATGCAGATTTCTAAAAACAGCTTTTCCCTTTCCAAAGGGATGTTTATTTCATATGGCAAAAATGAAAGCTTGCTTTTAGCTGCACGCCTTCACCAATATTTTACGCTCTTGCAGGATGAAACGTATTCAGGAGCGTGGTTTGAACCTGTCAACAGGCCTGCGGATATTACTTTTTCGGAGTGGAGTCATGAAAGTATTGCATCTGCACAAAACTTTGTGTTTATCATTTCCCCTGATGCTTTAAGAACCCCTGAATGTATCGAGGTCTTGGCTTATGCCATAAAACTAGGCAAACGAATTGTCCCTGTATTGCATATCAATCCTACTGAAGATGATTGGAACGCTTTGGTGGAGGAATGCAAACGGGATGGGAAAACTCATCAGGCAACATTATTTGGTGAGGCAATTGATTTTCTGAGAAACCATTCCCAGTGGGTTGATGCTGAAGAAGAGGTTGATACAGAAGCCTTGGCAAAGTGGCTTGCTAACTATGAAAACCAGTGGGAGCAGCATCAGGACCTAGCGTATCTGCGACAGTGGGAGGCCCCGTCAAGTGTAAATCTGTCAGAAAAGGTTTTAAAGCAGCTTCAGCAAATATTTCAATCAGGTGCTGATCTGGTCAATATGCATACTGAGATCTTGAAGCAAGGGCTAGAGTGGTTGGCTTTTGATAAGGAAGAGACGTATCTCTTGGCAGGGAATGTACAAGTGGATGATTGGGTAGAGAAAGTTAGAGATTGGCAGGGAGAATACTGTTGTACATTGTCAGATCTGCATATTGAGTATATCAATGCCAGTAAGAAGTATATGAATGGAAATAGGGCAGACCTTTTTGTATGCTATGCTAACAATGATCTCAAGGAAATGAGGGAGGTTCAGCGATATTTGCAAACACATTTGCTCACTACTTGGACAGATGTAGATGATATTGGGAAAGGAACCGTTTATAAAGAAGAGATACTAAAGGGGATTGAAAATGCTAGGACAATATTGTTGTTGCTTACATCATCTTCTCTTAAATCAAAATATTGTCAGGAAGAGGTAGAGTATGCTGCCTCATTGGGCAAGAAGATATTTACATATCCTATTGAGGACATTTCTGTAGTGTCTTTACCGAATTGGCTCGATCAGCTACAACAAACTTTACTTGAGAGTACAGATGAGTTGTTGTTAAAGCTAAAGGGCTTAAAAGCACCCGAAGCGATTAATGATACTGAACAGGGTACGGGATCGCACTCAGGCAGGAAGTTTGAGGAGCAAGCGCAGGAGAATGAAATTCTAATAAATGAAAGCGATAAGAGCTTGATTACAATGGCTGAAAAAGACCAAAAGACGAATAAGAAGCTGAAAGGGCTGTTGGTCGCTTCATCGGTATTGATGTTTGCGGCAACTTCAGGGTGTCTGTATACATGGCTTCAGAAGGAAAATGCTGAGAAGGGGTTGTTAGCTGCTGAGGAGGCTAAAAATGCTGCTGTTCAACAAAAGTTGAAAGCTGAACAGGCTTTACTAGTAGCTGAGAATGCACAAAAGGAAGCCGAAAATGCCAAATCAGAGGCAGAGCGTCTGTTTGCAATTGCAGAACAGGAAAAGCAGTTGGCATTAAATAAAGCACAAAAAGCACAAAGGGATAAAAACGCTGCATTGTATCAAAAGGAGCAGGTACAGGCTGAGGTGGCTTCTTTGACTGAGTTACTTCAAAAAGCGAAAGAGCAAGTAGAGGAGAAGAAGGAAGAAGCGATTGTCGCTCAGGAAGTGGTAGATAACAAAACCTTGGACGCTGAAGCAGCGGCTAAGGAAGCCATGGTTAATCAGTTACTTTATTTGCATCATCAAGCATTGGTAGATGCTCAAGACCATACGAAGGCAATGCGTATTGCTGAGGCGGCTTATTTTATGGGAAGTGATGTGAAGGGAGTTGAAGCAGCTGTGCTGGAATCGGCTAAGAGCATTTATGCACAACAGCCATTTAGAAAGGCATCTTTCAAGCAACACCGAAAAGCGGTTAGTCAAGTACTGATCTCACCTGATGGTTCTGAAGTTCTCTCCCTTGATAAAGATGGTGTAGCAGTAAGGTGGAATTTCAATGGTGTACTACAGGCTGAGTTGGCATATACGGGTGAGAATATTCGTCAAGTAATGTGGTCGCCTGATAGTGAGAAAATACTGATGGAACTTGAAGGGGAAAACAGGCGTACTCGTGTCATTATGGTTTTAAGAGATGGTCAACTTTATGGAGCGTATCAGGGTACATGGCCTGCCGCTTTCTCAAAGGATGGAAAGTATTTGGTGATGGCCAATGATAAGTCGGGTGGAAGCTACTGTTACAATTTGAAGGAAAGTAAGTCTACAAAGCTGAAACATGCAGGTAACCCTATCAGCTTTAACTTCTCTGAAAGCGGTAATCAGTTGGAAATACTCCTTGAGAAAGAAATTCGGGTATGGGATCTCAACAGTAATGAGTTAGTATCAAAAGAAAGCGTTCATCGGAAGACAGCAGGCAAAAAGGATCCAATAGCAGAGAAGGTTGATGTGCTATTGAGAAGAGGTAGCTGGAATGCAGGAGAACAATATATGTCTGCCACCATTGAGGAAGCAGCGCTGAAGGAAAAGCTTTCAAACTGGAAAAATAAGTCAGGTAAAAAGAATGCATTTTTCATGCAGCTGGATAAGTTGGAACCATATGACCATTTTGTGCTTTCAACGGATAGAAAGCGTCTGATGGCGTGGAACAATGAACATCTGGTAGTGGTAGATGACAAAGAAAGAGAGTGGCATTTACCTTACAAAGTTCAGTCAGCAGCCTTGAGTGTAGATGGAACCAAGCTTTTGACAAACCAGTCCGGAAATCAGCAAATTGCGCTATGGGACTTGGAAAATGGAACAGTAGGCGATTTGTTGAGTGAAGGTATCGAACATATTTACAGGTCTCCATCTGGTAAATTCACCTTGGCAGTAAATAAAGAATTTCAGATCAAAGGTTTTGACTTTGAAGGAAATGCATTGTTTGCAAGTGACCTGAACCGATTTGAGCGAGTGTTGTTCTCTTCTGATGAGCAGTGGGCGATGTTTGCGGAAGGTGATACGGAAGCAGCCAATAAATCACAGGTAATGAATTTGGAAACTGGGAAGGTGATGCCTTATGTCGCAGAAGAACATGGTGCATTGAAATTCAAATTACCAGAGGCATATACTGACATTGTAATTGAAAGAGAGTATAACATGCTTAAGATATTTGAGCAAAAGAAAGAAGTGGCGTTTTTAGAATTCTCCATTCCTGTATATGAAGCAGCCTTGACTCCAAACCGTGACTACCTGATGGTATGTACTGATGCTGGTTTGCTTTACAGGTATCCATTCTCTAAGCAGTCAGTTATCATGTCTTTGCAGGATAAGTCAATCGAAGAGCTTCAATAA
- a CDS encoding PAS domain S-box protein, with product MSFRKPLKIRNESFWLMLLLTALSFGLIIFYVYYRAGEQAKKMAFAVMTSTAEKHAQGIEGKVELVLDQVDYQGELVEMNCEDGDLDLDILNRSLLHLLSHNGSIHATWATFEPEYLKEAGLLANQNKDSAEVSPFWYRTRENGKDDFLSDELPYRNVINKLNLKSDKTEILHTRHIFHDYDHKVSTGEFFTIVTPITLKGKRIGLVGADIKMSKIKQMINGTSMFWQESTILISNDFQIVAHPHEEWEGKYVEMPENLRRRLAAMKPISRVHFNRDGQEEYYETFIPMNIRGVAEPWFLSIRMPMYLLMETSKQTRNYLLVIVFAALVVISLGMSYVVSNWRREINNRKQIAEEYKHTSELLRDILDNSERLLMFTVDKDFKLISFNAEFGRILEMISGAKAHKGNDIFSFFPANYKALERKYKADDRHFTLEKFEYHLIRALDGDAFSITELYGELSFEQFYNPFRNQEGEIIGATCFFIDVTELKIAEEQLMESESKFRQLYETSGDGFVLMSVDRYITDCNDTFVRMMGYDNRKQLLGKHVNEFTPEKWHSLVEYSLNEIQEKGYSAPYEKEYLRRDGTPLPVEVRINSITDEYGNLKGLWGSIRDISERKYIEEELQVYRDHLELMVKQRTKKIENQKLELEKQSESLKKAHDEIQSKNSELAKQHDIVQQSLSDLEQAYKNLKVMQAQLVNAEKMASLGQLTAGIAHEINNPINFVFNNVTPLKEDVAEIKEVISRYREEYAGEELQKLWEEYDVSFLFEEIELLLQGVEEGASRTASIVQELKTFSRTNDQVFDKANVELGIDATLTLLNNKIRNKVEIIKEYGNIPEISCNLGKLNQVFMNILSNAVQAIPDEGVITIKTAIAEGKKVPSISITIRDNGMGMEEQTQNKIFDPFFTTKKVGEGTGLGLSISFGIIQDHGGTIKVNSKVGEGTVFEIVLPIEQPEKKSKTKDKQQVDF from the coding sequence ATGAGTTTTAGAAAGCCTTTGAAAATACGGAACGAGTCATTCTGGTTGATGCTCCTGCTGACAGCCCTTTCTTTCGGCTTGATAATATTTTATGTGTATTATCGGGCAGGGGAACAGGCAAAGAAAATGGCATTTGCTGTAATGACTTCAACAGCCGAAAAGCATGCACAAGGGATCGAAGGAAAAGTTGAGCTGGTTTTGGATCAGGTTGACTATCAGGGTGAGCTTGTTGAGATGAATTGTGAAGATGGAGATTTGGACCTGGATATCCTGAACCGAAGCCTTTTGCATTTGCTTTCTCATAATGGTAGTATCCATGCTACTTGGGCTACGTTTGAACCTGAATACTTGAAAGAAGCAGGTTTATTAGCCAATCAGAATAAAGACAGTGCAGAAGTAAGTCCTTTTTGGTATAGGACCAGAGAAAACGGAAAAGACGACTTCCTTTCTGATGAATTGCCCTACAGAAACGTAATCAATAAGCTGAATCTCAAATCAGATAAAACAGAAATCCTTCATACCCGCCACATCTTCCATGACTATGATCACAAGGTCTCAACTGGTGAGTTTTTTACAATTGTAACCCCCATCACACTTAAAGGAAAAAGGATTGGCTTGGTCGGTGCTGATATCAAAATGAGCAAGATCAAGCAGATGATTAATGGTACTTCCATGTTTTGGCAGGAATCAACCATTTTGATCTCTAATGATTTTCAGATCGTAGCACACCCTCATGAAGAGTGGGAAGGTAAGTATGTGGAAATGCCCGAGAATTTGCGTCGTAGGTTAGCTGCGATGAAACCAATTTCTAGGGTTCATTTTAATAGGGACGGTCAGGAAGAATATTACGAGACATTCATTCCTATGAATATTCGGGGGGTGGCAGAGCCGTGGTTCTTGTCAATTAGAATGCCGATGTACCTGCTGATGGAGACTTCAAAGCAGACAAGAAATTACCTGCTGGTGATTGTATTTGCTGCTTTGGTGGTGATCTCTCTTGGGATGTCCTATGTGGTAAGTAACTGGAGAAGGGAAATCAATAACAGAAAGCAAATCGCGGAAGAATATAAGCATACAAGTGAACTGTTGAGAGATATTCTGGATAACTCAGAAAGGCTACTCATGTTTACAGTTGACAAGGATTTTAAGCTGATCAGTTTCAATGCGGAGTTTGGAAGGATATTGGAAATGATATCAGGAGCTAAAGCACATAAAGGCAATGACATTTTCTCATTTTTCCCTGCCAACTACAAGGCGCTTGAAAGAAAGTATAAAGCTGATGATAGGCACTTCACTTTGGAGAAGTTTGAGTATCATTTGATTAGGGCATTGGATGGCGATGCATTCTCAATTACAGAGCTGTATGGTGAACTGAGTTTCGAGCAGTTCTATAACCCATTCAGAAATCAAGAAGGTGAAATCATCGGTGCGACCTGTTTCTTTATTGATGTAACTGAACTCAAGATAGCAGAAGAACAGCTAATGGAGTCAGAAAGTAAGTTCCGTCAGCTGTATGAAACCAGTGGAGATGGATTTGTGCTGATGTCTGTTGACCGTTATATCACCGACTGTAATGATACATTTGTTAGGATGATGGGGTATGATAACCGTAAGCAGTTACTAGGGAAACATGTCAATGAGTTTACACCAGAGAAATGGCATAGTCTGGTGGAGTATTCACTGAATGAAATTCAGGAAAAAGGTTACTCAGCACCTTACGAAAAAGAATACCTAAGAAGAGATGGAACCCCACTTCCTGTAGAAGTGAGGATCAATAGTATTACAGATGAGTATGGCAACCTGAAAGGTCTTTGGGGTAGTATTCGTGATATTTCAGAAAGAAAATATATTGAGGAGGAGTTGCAGGTTTATCGGGATCATCTTGAGTTGATGGTAAAACAGCGTACCAAGAAGATAGAAAACCAGAAGCTGGAACTGGAGAAACAATCTGAAAGCCTGAAAAAGGCGCATGATGAAATTCAGTCGAAAAATAGTGAGCTAGCCAAGCAACATGATATTGTACAGCAATCCCTGTCTGATTTGGAACAGGCTTATAAAAACCTGAAAGTGATGCAGGCCCAATTGGTAAATGCGGAGAAAATGGCATCACTCGGGCAGCTGACTGCAGGTATTGCACATGAGATCAATAACCCGATCAACTTTGTGTTCAATAACGTGACTCCACTGAAAGAGGACGTGGCAGAGATCAAGGAAGTGATTTCTCGTTATCGTGAAGAATATGCAGGGGAAGAGCTTCAGAAGCTGTGGGAAGAATATGATGTATCCTTCCTGTTTGAAGAAATAGAGTTGCTACTTCAAGGTGTGGAAGAAGGGGCTTCAAGAACTGCCAGTATCGTTCAGGAGTTAAAAACATTCTCCCGAACCAATGATCAGGTTTTTGATAAAGCCAATGTTGAGCTGGGCATAGATGCCACTTTAACGCTACTCAATAACAAGATTAGAAACAAGGTAGAGATCATCAAGGAATACGGTAATATCCCTGAGATTAGCTGTAATTTAGGTAAGCTGAATCAGGTATTTATGAATATCCTGTCTAATGCGGTTCAGGCAATTCCTGATGAAGGAGTAATCACAATTAAGACAGCCATTGCCGAGGGTAAAAAAGTACCTTCAATCAGCATTACAATCCGTGATAATGGTATGGGAATGGAAGAGCAGACTCAGAATAAGATATTCGACCCATTCTTTACGACCAAAAAGGTAGGAGAAGGTACAGGACTGGGCTTATCCATTTCTTTTGGTATCATTCAGGATCATGGAGGAACCATCAAGGTGAATAGTAAAGTTGGAGAAGGAACGGTGTTTGAAATTGTGTTGCCAATTGAGCAACCTGAAAAAAAGTCTAAAACAAAAGATAAGCAACAAGTAGATTTTTAG
- a CDS encoding YdeI/OmpD-associated family protein: MIDISAITQKLQLKAEYNILIINAPEEYLHYLGSLNLSSVDTEVAKGQAYQFVQVFAHNKAELKKLVPTAVKVLDKKGILWCSYPKKSSGIKTDITRDTGWNIMENLQYVPVSQVAIDEVWSALRFRPLNDVKLTRRTQGVRRPAIEVPEVFQNALNANPEAKEFFEKLAYTYRKEYAQWIGDAKKDETIQSRIKKAIELLKDERKLNA; this comes from the coding sequence ATGATCGATATTTCTGCCATTACCCAAAAGCTTCAGCTAAAAGCTGAATACAATATATTGATAATCAACGCCCCTGAAGAGTACCTTCATTATTTAGGTTCACTGAATCTCTCATCGGTTGATACTGAGGTAGCTAAAGGACAGGCCTATCAGTTTGTTCAAGTTTTCGCTCACAATAAGGCAGAACTGAAAAAGCTGGTTCCTACAGCTGTAAAGGTTTTAGACAAAAAAGGGATTCTTTGGTGCTCCTACCCTAAAAAATCCAGTGGTATCAAAACCGACATTACTCGTGATACAGGCTGGAATATTATGGAAAACTTACAGTATGTACCTGTTTCTCAAGTTGCCATTGATGAAGTCTGGTCAGCGCTGCGCTTTCGCCCTTTGAATGATGTGAAGCTTACCCGAAGAACACAAGGAGTCAGAAGGCCTGCGATTGAGGTACCAGAGGTATTTCAAAATGCACTAAACGCAAATCCGGAAGCTAAAGAGTTTTTTGAAAAGCTGGCTTATACATACCGAAAAGAATACGCACAGTGGATTGGTGATGCCAAAAAAGACGAAACAATCCAGTCACGAATAAAAAAGGCTATTGAACTGCTCAAAGATGAGCGTAAACTCAATGCCTAA
- a CDS encoding alpha-amylase family glycosyl hydrolase — MTSHQSILKKILDYLTKHETEEKRTYYVPGLWLSQDNPSGPVGVNPISWFKEAIEGILASAQSGIDYNKPLSKIQNKVHGRGGDWTYTGHFYNIFPRQTAAYDHDNDGLIGTHSDDLTMSQNGFRETGTFLKCIALLPYIKSLGINTVYCLPLTSIGEDGNRGDLGSPYAIRNQYKLDELLADTLIPFSVDEQFQAFVEAAHMMGMRVVMEFVLRTNSLGGDWVMEHPEWFYWIDATRSHEYHSPEFPEDELIEIKKIPKGNGTYFPPSTTYRSLFKKPPTPEQIKIENGKYVAYTKEGKLIIPGAFADWPPDDIQPAWTDVTYLRMYNYPFAKDENDFNYIAYNTIRYYDPQLAKPANVNRPLWDRLAGVIPHYQTSFGIDGVMMDMGHAVPQPLMEEIIGKARAIDPDFAFCEENFDITLASREAGYNAVLGHEWRVTSKPDGIQRVIEDAAQWLAVPFYGTPETHNTPRATQRGGIAHTKCTYVINSFLPNCIPLIHQGFELAEDWPVNTGLNFTKEENDYFRDKQLPLFFKSALNWDTDNHIIPFIQQVSELREQYNSNLLPEGENFIANGNEHSIKIHRPHGGFGHVIAFERFDPWQQHVSLLIVANTNFSHSEEFYLHIEGTYNNSYYDHLSSIHYTFHDSWVSARLEPGQCMVMKINKHW, encoded by the coding sequence ATGACATCACACCAATCTATCCTTAAAAAGATTCTTGACTACTTGACTAAACATGAAACCGAAGAAAAAAGGACTTACTATGTCCCTGGTCTTTGGTTAAGTCAGGATAACCCAAGTGGTCCAGTAGGTGTAAATCCAATAAGTTGGTTTAAAGAGGCAATTGAAGGCATTTTGGCAAGTGCTCAAAGTGGAATTGATTACAATAAACCTCTCTCCAAAATCCAGAATAAAGTCCACGGAAGAGGTGGAGACTGGACCTATACAGGACATTTTTACAATATTTTCCCAAGACAGACTGCTGCCTATGACCACGACAATGATGGGCTAATAGGTACACACTCTGATGATCTCACAATGAGTCAGAATGGCTTTAGGGAGACTGGTACTTTCCTTAAGTGTATAGCACTGTTGCCATATATCAAATCTTTGGGAATCAACACTGTCTATTGCCTGCCATTGACCAGTATCGGGGAAGATGGCAACAGAGGGGACTTGGGATCACCATATGCAATCAGAAACCAATACAAGCTCGATGAACTGTTAGCAGACACGCTTATTCCATTTTCTGTGGATGAACAGTTTCAGGCGTTTGTAGAAGCTGCCCATATGATGGGAATGCGGGTAGTAATGGAGTTTGTACTCAGAACAAATTCTTTAGGAGGTGATTGGGTCATGGAGCACCCTGAATGGTTTTACTGGATTGATGCCACACGTTCCCATGAATATCACAGTCCAGAATTTCCAGAAGATGAATTAATTGAAATAAAGAAAATCCCTAAGGGAAATGGTACATACTTTCCTCCAAGTACTACATACAGGTCGCTTTTCAAAAAGCCTCCAACACCCGAGCAGATTAAAATTGAAAATGGAAAATATGTTGCCTACACAAAAGAAGGGAAACTAATCATTCCTGGAGCCTTTGCTGATTGGCCGCCAGACGATATACAGCCAGCATGGACAGATGTGACCTACTTACGGATGTACAATTACCCATTTGCGAAGGACGAGAATGACTTCAATTACATCGCTTACAATACCATACGGTATTATGATCCGCAATTGGCAAAACCTGCGAATGTTAACCGTCCACTCTGGGACAGGTTAGCCGGTGTTATTCCACATTATCAGACTAGCTTTGGTATTGATGGGGTCATGATGGACATGGGGCATGCTGTACCACAACCCCTAATGGAAGAGATTATAGGAAAAGCAAGAGCTATTGACCCTGATTTCGCATTCTGTGAAGAAAATTTTGACATTACCTTAGCTAGCCGAGAAGCTGGCTACAATGCGGTACTGGGACACGAATGGAGAGTCACTTCAAAGCCCGATGGTATCCAAAGAGTAATTGAAGATGCAGCCCAATGGTTAGCAGTTCCTTTTTATGGAACTCCTGAAACACATAATACACCTAGGGCAACACAAAGAGGAGGAATCGCACATACCAAGTGTACTTATGTGATTAACAGTTTTCTACCAAACTGTATTCCTTTGATTCATCAGGGTTTTGAACTGGCTGAAGACTGGCCTGTCAACACAGGGCTGAATTTCACCAAGGAAGAAAATGACTACTTCCGAGACAAGCAACTTCCCCTCTTTTTCAAAAGTGCTTTGAATTGGGATACTGACAACCATATTATTCCATTTATCCAACAGGTAAGTGAGTTAAGGGAACAGTACAACAGCAACTTACTGCCTGAAGGGGAAAACTTTATTGCCAATGGTAATGAACATTCTATCAAAATACACCGTCCTCATGGTGGGTTTGGACACGTCATCGCTTTTGAACGGTTTGACCCTTGGCAACAACATGTCTCATTACTGATAGTTGCCAATACCAATTTCAGCCATTCGGAAGAGTTTTACCTGCACATTGAAGGTACATACAACAACAGTTATTACGACCACCTTTCAAGCATTCACTATACCTTCCATGACAGTTGGGTATCTGCAAGGCTAGAACCAGGTCAGTGCATGGTTATGAAAATCAATAAGCACTGGTAA
- a CDS encoding AAA family ATPase, with translation MRKILVLRGLPASGKTTFAKALLEKEPNVWKRVNRDEMREMLDSSVHSPDNERFVLTLRDWLIRSSIKAGRNVIVDDTNLAPIHLKKIRAIAQMLEVETGEEVTVSIEEFDTQLEECIQRDAQRQNSVGEEVIRQMYEEYYENQEE, from the coding sequence ATGAGAAAAATACTTGTCCTTAGAGGCTTACCAGCCTCTGGCAAAACAACTTTTGCCAAAGCATTGCTTGAAAAAGAGCCTAATGTTTGGAAACGCGTCAACCGAGATGAAATGAGGGAGATGTTGGACAGTTCCGTTCACTCTCCAGATAACGAACGATTTGTCCTCACTTTGAGAGACTGGCTGATAAGGTCTTCAATCAAGGCTGGCAGGAATGTTATAGTGGATGACACTAACTTAGCCCCTATACACCTCAAGAAAATAAGGGCTATTGCACAGATGCTAGAGGTTGAAACGGGAGAGGAAGTCACCGTGTCTATCGAAGAGTTTGATACGCAGCTAGAGGAGTGTATTCAACGTGATGCTCAAAGGCAAAACTCCGTTGGGGAAGAAGTCATCAGGCAAATGTATGAGGAATATTATGAAAATCAGGAGGAGTAA